Genomic segment of Thermococcus sp.:
ACCTCCCTGCCATCGACCGTTTTAATAGCCTTTGACTCAAGAGTGGTGGACACTTCAATGTATCTTCCGCTGTATTCCCTCTGCATTGTTCCAATGAGGGTCCAGTTTCCAAGGACGGAGGAAAGAACATTTCCATTAATTTCAAAGAGAACGGGCTTTAAAGTCACATTTTGAGTGAAAGAACTCGTAACAAATGGGTTTTCATGAATCAGCGAGAGAGAGTAGGCTGTTATAGTTACAACCGCAATAACAATGATAAATGCTTTTCTCCCCTCCGTGGGCATGTAATTAAAACAACTTCAAAGAATAAAAAGGTTTTGCATCTAAAGTAGTTACTCCTCTTCCTCCACTTCTTCCCCTGCCAGCTTCCTGAGCTTGTCCATGTCGGAGCTCACCGCTATTAGAACGTCGCCTTCTTCGATGGTGTCCTTCCTTCCGGGGTTGTATATGTACCTCTCACCGCGCTTTATGGCCAGAATCCTCGTTCCAATCTTGCTTGGTAGTTTAAGCTGTTCCAGTGTCTTCCCGATGAGAACCGAGCCGGGCCTAACGGTGACCCTGCCGAGCTCCTCTTCTGTGTCCTCCATTATCTTCTGGATTATTGGGTGGGGCTCGATGTCGCGGAGTATTATGTCGGCTATGCCGTAGGCTGCGTCACTTATGCGCTCGTTGATGTCCGCCAAATCTATGATGCTCAACAAGCTTTCGGGGTCTTCCTCCTTCTTTGCGAGGCGGAGGGTTAGCTTCTTGACCTTCAAAGTCAGGTCGTCCATCTTCTCCTCAAGTAGATATACTTCCTCCGCTATGTCCTCGCTGTTGTACATGACCGATGAGAAGGCCAGGTCAATCATCAACGCCGACAAATCCTTCATCTCGACGAGGCAGTTCCTAATCTCCTCAACTTCACTCATTGGGCATCACCTTGATGTTCCCCCTCGCTATCTCCTTCAGGTAATCAAGGGCCGTTCTCGTTCCCCTGCCGATGAGGATGTCGTTGGGGAATATCTTCGTGTCCTCGTCCGGGTCGAAAATCCAGCGCTTTCCGCGCCTTATTGCTATTATTCTGACTCCTGTGTTCGTTGCCAGGTCGAGCTCCTCAAGGGTCTTGCCCACGAGGATTGACTCCGGGGAGACGACGATTTTGCCTATCGTTTCCTCGCTCTCAAGGATTACCTCCGTAATCAGGGGGTGAAGCTTTTCCTCAAGAACCATCTTTGCCAAATCACCAGCGGCGTTGGAGATGTCGTCTATCGACCTTGCCATCTGGAGGATTGAAGTTATCTGTTCCGCCTCCTTCATGTTCCTCGCTGCCAAAACTGCCCTGACTGTGAGGTTGTAGTTGAGTATGTCCAAGTATTCCTCAAGCTCCAAGACTTCCTCGGCCATCTCCTTTTCCCTGAAGAGAACCGCCGAGTAGGCCAAATCAATCATGAGCTCAGCGGTATTCTTCATCTCAACAAAAATATCCTTGACGTTCTTTGGAACTTCAACCTCGTCCCATTCTTCCACTCCCTCGTCACCGGGCTTAACTTGGGTGAACGCCTATTTAACTTTTCGGCCAAACGTTTAAATTCTTCCCCTCAAGCTCTCTTAGATGTCGTTTGGTGACAAAGTTCAAAGCGCTTTCAAGGTGTCCCTGCCTTCGCTGATAGTCTCGTTAGTCATAGGTTTCTTCGGTGGGACATTCCTCGGAAAGTACCTCGACAGAATAAGGCGCGATTACCCGGGACTGCTCGTTATCCTGCCGGGAATGATGGGCCTTAGGGGTAACGTCTTCAGCTCGATGGCTTCGCGCTTTTCCACGATGCTTTACCTCGGTGAGCTGAAGCCCTCCGTTAAAGACAGGAAGGTTCTCGAAAACGTCGTCATAGCGATGCTCCTCTCCCTTATTCCGGTAACGCTCCTATGGGCGATTGGTGTAATCAGGGGCGTTCGTTATCACGCCATCGAGATTCTCTTCATAGTAATAGGCTCGACGATACTTGTTTCGCTAATCCTCGGCTACTTCACCGCTGGAATAACGATACTCGCTTTCAGGCGCGACGTTGACCCGGACAGCCTTGCAGCGCCGTTGGTCGCTTCGATGGGTGACCTCCTCACTATTCCAACCCTCGTAGGGTTCATTCTCCTCCTTGAGAGAAACTCGATGGAGTTCTGGGCTTTGAACGGCTTTTCCGTTCTCATGCTGTTTTTCCTTTTGGCATTTTCACGCGTCGGTCCCTCGAAGTTCAAGGAGTATAAGCAACTCTTCACGACGGTAACGGCCTTAGCGATGTTGAGCCTGGTTTCCGGCTTCACCTTAGAGCGCTTCAGCGGACTGATAGCTTCGAGCGTAATCCTTGGCTTCGCTTATCCCTCCATACTCAGCTCCTTTGGAAACTACGGCTCAATCATAGCCGCGAAGACCTCGACGAAGCTCAACCTTGGAGAAATTAGAGGATACCTTTCGAGGGAACCGTTTGAGGAAATTTTTGCACTGCTCCTCACAACCCCAATAATCGGGCTCTTCATAAACCTCTTTAGCCTTGCAATCGCCTACCTCCTCCTGAGGGAAGAGCCAAGGTTCGCTTTTGAACTCGCCTTAACGTATCCGTTCATGGCACTCTTTATAATGCTCTACGCCTACTCAATCTCCTACGTTCTCTTCCAGCACAACATTGACCCCGACAGCGTCGCGATTCCGCTGATAGCGAACAACAGCGACATTTTCGGCACGATATACGTCGTGTTGATAGCTAAGATGATGGTGGGAGCATGATTGGGCTTTCGATGACGTCTTACAGGGGTAGAACTCTTAGGGAGTTCGAGGACTGGCTGGAACGGGTGGAGGAACTCGGCTTCGACTTCGTTGAGCTGGTGAGTGAGTGGCCCAACTTCCTCACAAGGGAAACGTGGAAGACCTACGCCGACGTTCTCGGGAGCTTTGACATAGGAGTTACCGTCCACGCGCCCTTCAGCGACGTTAACGTGGGCTCTCTCAACGAAAAAATAAGGCGAGCTTCCCTCGAAGTCCTCAGGGAAACCCTCGACGTTGCCTCCAACCTAAATGCCCTCGTGGTTACGGTTCACCCCGGCCACTGCTCTCCCGCGAGCAGAAGGTTCCACGGAGACTACAACAGGGTTCATAAAAGCTCCCTCCGCGAGCTTGAGAGGTATTCAAGCGAGTTCGGGGTTCCAGTAGGGGTTGAGAACATGCCGAGCTTTCCAATCCTCGATGCTCAGATGCCGGAGAGACTGGCAGAGCTTTTGGAGGAAACTGACTTGGGCGTTACTTTTGACATAGGACATCTCAACACCGTCGGTTTTCCCTTTGAGAGGTTCTTGGAACTGCTCGGGAAAAGAATTGTCCACGTACATCTCCACGACAACTCCGGTGAGAGCGACGAGCACCTGCCTCTTGGAAATGGAACGATTCCGTGGAAGAAAGTTTTGCCCTGGCTGAGGGATTTCACGTGGGCCCTCGAGGTTACAGGCATTGAGGACGCCCGGGTGAGTCTGGGCTTTTTAAGGGCCATTGATGAGCTTTGAAGTTCATTGAGGTTCACTTTTACAAAACGCAACCCTTTTATACATGCCCACCGAAAAAACTCCCGGAGAACTTCTGGGGGGAAGCGCATGGCGGAGAAGATAGTTGAGGAGCTCAGGCCCTTCTTCGATCCGAAGGCGGTCGCTATCATCGGTGCAACCAACAAAAAGGGAAAAGTGGGAAACGTCATCTTTGAGAACTTTAAATCCAACAAGGAGCGCGGGATTTTCAAGGGAAACATCTATCCCGTGAACCCCAAGCTCGACGAGATTGATGGCTACAAGGTCTATCACAGTGTTGAAGAGCTCCCCGATGACACTGATTTGGCTGTAATCTCGATTCCCGCTCCCTTCGTTCCGGACACCATGAGACAGATAGCCAAGAAGGGCATTAAAGCCGTCATAATCATCACCGGTGGTTTTGGAGAGCTCGGCGAGGAGGGCAAGAAGCTCGAACGCGAAATCTACGAAATAGCGAAGGCCCACGGCATCAGGATAATTGGCCCCAACTGTGTCGGCGTTTACGTTCCAGATACGGGCGTTGACACCGTCTTCCTGCCTGAGGAGAAGATGGACAGGCCCAAGAGCGGGCCGATTGCCTTCGTCAGCCAGAGCGGTGCCTTTGCCGCTGCGATGCTCGACTGGGCCGCTGGAGCGGGCATAGGAATCGGCAAGATGGTCAGCTACGGCAACAAGCTCGACGTTGACGATGCCGATTTGATGGACTACTTCATCCACGACGATGAGATAAAGGTCGTCACCTTCTACATCGAGGGCGTTAAGGACGGAAGGAAGTTCATGGAGAGCGCTAAGAGAATAACAAAAGTCAAGCCTGTCATCGCTTTGAAGAGCGGAAGAACTGAATACGGTGCTAAAGCTGCGTCAAGCCACACCGGCTCATTAGCGGGAGCGGACGCAATTTACGACGCGGTCTTCAAGCAGACCGGAATAATCAGGGCCGAAGACTTCGAGCACATGTTCGACCTGGCCAAGGCCTTTGCGGAACTCGTTCACAAGCTCCCGAAGGGAGACAGGATAGGCATAATCACCGACGGCGGTGGCGCTGGAGTCATGGCGAGCGATGCCGTTGCCAAATTCGGTCTCAAGATGGCCGAGCTGAGCGAGGAAACCAAGAAGTTCCTCAGGGAGAGGTTCCCGCCACATGCCGTTGTCGGCAACCCGACGGATGTTGTAGGAGACACCGACGCCGAGCGCTATAGAATAGCCCTCGAGGCATTCACAAAGGACCCGAACGTCGATGCGATAGTGGTTATTGTCCTCTTCCAGGTGCCCCTCCTTGAGGAGGAGAAGGTCATAGAGATAATAGCCGACTACCAGAAGAAGAGCGACAAGCCGATTGTGGCCGTTGCCATGGGTGGAAGGAAGACCGACCGCTACGCGAGAATGCTTGAGGAGAGGGGCGTTCC
This window contains:
- a CDS encoding TrkA C-terminal domain-containing protein, encoding MSEVEEIRNCLVEMKDLSALMIDLAFSSVMYNSEDIAEEVYLLEEKMDDLTLKVKKLTLRLAKKEEDPESLLSIIDLADINERISDAAYGIADIILRDIEPHPIIQKIMEDTEEELGRVTVRPGSVLIGKTLEQLKLPSKIGTRILAIKRGERYIYNPGRKDTIEEGDVLIAVSSDMDKLRKLAGEEVEEEE
- a CDS encoding potassium channel family protein; translated protein: MEEWDEVEVPKNVKDIFVEMKNTAELMIDLAYSAVLFREKEMAEEVLELEEYLDILNYNLTVRAVLAARNMKEAEQITSILQMARSIDDISNAAGDLAKMVLEEKLHPLITEVILESEETIGKIVVSPESILVGKTLEELDLATNTGVRIIAIRRGKRWIFDPDEDTKIFPNDILIGRGTRTALDYLKEIARGNIKVMPNE
- a CDS encoding magnesium transporter — encoded protein: MSFGDKVQSAFKVSLPSLIVSLVIGFFGGTFLGKYLDRIRRDYPGLLVILPGMMGLRGNVFSSMASRFSTMLYLGELKPSVKDRKVLENVVIAMLLSLIPVTLLWAIGVIRGVRYHAIEILFIVIGSTILVSLILGYFTAGITILAFRRDVDPDSLAAPLVASMGDLLTIPTLVGFILLLERNSMEFWALNGFSVLMLFFLLAFSRVGPSKFKEYKQLFTTVTALAMLSLVSGFTLERFSGLIASSVILGFAYPSILSSFGNYGSIIAAKTSTKLNLGEIRGYLSREPFEEIFALLLTTPIIGLFINLFSLAIAYLLLREEPRFAFELALTYPFMALFIMLYAYSISYVLFQHNIDPDSVAIPLIANNSDIFGTIYVVLIAKMMVGA
- a CDS encoding sugar phosphate isomerase/epimerase family protein, giving the protein MIGLSMTSYRGRTLREFEDWLERVEELGFDFVELVSEWPNFLTRETWKTYADVLGSFDIGVTVHAPFSDVNVGSLNEKIRRASLEVLRETLDVASNLNALVVTVHPGHCSPASRRFHGDYNRVHKSSLRELERYSSEFGVPVGVENMPSFPILDAQMPERLAELLEETDLGVTFDIGHLNTVGFPFERFLELLGKRIVHVHLHDNSGESDEHLPLGNGTIPWKKVLPWLRDFTWALEVTGIEDARVSLGFLRAIDEL
- a CDS encoding acetate--CoA ligase family protein, translated to MAEKIVEELRPFFDPKAVAIIGATNKKGKVGNVIFENFKSNKERGIFKGNIYPVNPKLDEIDGYKVYHSVEELPDDTDLAVISIPAPFVPDTMRQIAKKGIKAVIIITGGFGELGEEGKKLEREIYEIAKAHGIRIIGPNCVGVYVPDTGVDTVFLPEEKMDRPKSGPIAFVSQSGAFAAAMLDWAAGAGIGIGKMVSYGNKLDVDDADLMDYFIHDDEIKVVTFYIEGVKDGRKFMESAKRITKVKPVIALKSGRTEYGAKAASSHTGSLAGADAIYDAVFKQTGIIRAEDFEHMFDLAKAFAELVHKLPKGDRIGIITDGGGAGVMASDAVAKFGLKMAELSEETKKFLRERFPPHAVVGNPTDVVGDTDAERYRIALEAFTKDPNVDAIVVIVLFQVPLLEEEKVIEIIADYQKKSDKPIVAVAMGGRKTDRYARMLEERGVPVYPTPERGVRALAGLVRYAQYLKKVKGD